A single genomic interval of Sphingobacteriales bacterium harbors:
- a CDS encoding SdiA-regulated domain-containing protein, with the protein MKNFSLLVFLFCFFVTAAHAQSKFKYCLDKPTTQHQLPKILNEVSGLTDIDASTVACVQDELGIVFLYNFKSGEIISRHPFDSIGDFEGLTYAQNTLYILRSDGRLTEWNNFPEDKTPLTHDLLELATANNEGLCYDPNYNRLLIAAKSKPRNHDQKSERFIYAYDLATKKLVEEPVYSLNTAYLEQKAKSFNIEQKDTNAQGQIKPFNFRPASLSVHPITNDIYIISAADKILLTINRQGEVTCMKPLNSEMYTKAEGITFLNDGTMIITNEAAGKTPTLFVFKMKR; encoded by the coding sequence ATGAAAAACTTCTCTCTATTAGTATTTCTCTTTTGCTTTTTTGTTACAGCTGCCCACGCACAATCAAAGTTTAAATACTGCCTCGACAAGCCAACCACGCAACACCAACTGCCCAAAATTTTAAACGAAGTTTCGGGCTTAACCGATATTGACGCTTCAACCGTTGCTTGTGTTCAGGATGAGTTAGGAATTGTATTTCTTTATAACTTTAAAAGCGGCGAAATAATATCGCGACATCCTTTTGACAGTATTGGCGATTTTGAAGGGTTAACTTACGCGCAAAACACACTTTATATTTTGCGCAGCGATGGACGGTTGACAGAGTGGAATAATTTTCCGGAAGATAAAACGCCGCTAACCCACGACTTATTAGAATTGGCCACCGCAAACAATGAAGGACTTTGCTATGACCCAAACTATAACCGTCTGTTAATTGCTGCCAAAAGTAAGCCCCGCAACCACGACCAAAAATCGGAAAGGTTTATCTATGCCTATGACCTGGCAACAAAAAAATTAGTAGAAGAGCCTGTTTACAGCCTAAATACTGCCTACCTCGAGCAAAAAGCCAAAAGCTTTAATATTGAACAAAAAGACACAAATGCACAAGGCCAAATAAAGCCATTTAACTTTAGGCCTGCAAGCCTTTCTGTTCACCCCATAACAAACGATATTTATATTATTTCGGCTGCCGATAAAATACTGCTTACCATAAATAGGCAAGGCGAGGTTACCTGCATGAAACCGTTAAACAGCGAAATGTACACCAAAGCCGAAGGCATCACCTTTTTAAACGACGGAACAATGATAATTACAAACGAAGCCGCAGGTAAAACACCAACTTTGTTTGTTTTTAAAATGAAACGCTAA
- a CDS encoding NUDIX hydrolase — protein MKKFSLRVYGVVIDKQNCILISDELIKGRDISKFPGGAVEFGEGIREALVREFLEETQTPVEVLEHIYTTDFFVQSTFSAESQVIAVYYRVEPLQPFKFSPKDIPFQYDETHEGGLQAFRWVPLSKLHPKDMTFITEQKVITILQNQHL, from the coding sequence ATAAAAAAATTTAGTCTTCGTGTTTATGGTGTTGTTATAGACAAACAAAACTGTATTTTAATAAGCGATGAGCTAATAAAAGGCCGCGATATAAGCAAATTTCCGGGTGGTGCGGTCGAATTTGGCGAGGGTATCCGCGAAGCTTTGGTACGCGAGTTCTTAGAAGAAACCCAAACACCCGTCGAAGTACTTGAGCATATTTACACCACCGACTTTTTTGTACAATCAACGTTTAGTGCCGAGTCGCAAGTTATTGCCGTTTATTACCGCGTTGAGCCATTGCAACCCTTTAAATTTAGCCCTAAAGATATTCCGTTCCAGTACGATGAAACCCACGAAGGCGGCCTGCAGGCATTCAGGTGGGTGCCCCTAAGCAAGTTGCACCCCAAAGACATGACCTTTATTACCGAACAAAAAGTAATAACTATACTACAAAACCAACACCTGTAA
- a CDS encoding cytochrome-c peroxidase, giving the protein MKKHNICTIAIACLLLVGISACKDEPDCTNPTDPCFLGINFDTLTHDTTAYPLVSPPSLPLIDNYISSYLKPTKNGVKLGRMLFYDPILSKDSTQSCATCHSQKFGFTDNGKAFSVGVDKIAGDRNSMQIINAIYGPTFFWDGRSAGLDAQALEPVKNPIEMNLPWEEAMPRIMAHKTYRTLFYEAFGLKTITKEDVARAITMFEITLISADSELDKYLTPGSGYFAPEEVNRGFNVYVTKAHCEHCHFFSINKPGLNLFTDNKFHNNGLDKAATLNDFKDQGYGKITGNPNDNGKFKTPTLRNIAQTAPYMHDGRFKTLEEVIEHYDSGIEISPNIDPIIYADFGTDLKLGLSEQDKKDLLAFLHALTDTAFLNNPAFASPFK; this is encoded by the coding sequence ATGAAAAAACATAATATCTGTACTATTGCCATTGCTTGCTTACTATTAGTGGGTATCTCTGCCTGCAAAGACGAACCGGATTGTACTAATCCAACCGACCCGTGTTTTTTAGGCATCAACTTCGATACACTTACCCACGACACCACCGCCTATCCTTTGGTCTCGCCACCGAGTTTGCCACTTATTGACAACTATATAAGCAGCTATTTAAAGCCTACAAAAAATGGTGTAAAATTAGGCCGCATGTTGTTTTACGACCCCATTTTATCGAAAGACAGCACCCAGTCGTGTGCCACCTGCCACAGCCAAAAATTTGGCTTTACCGACAATGGCAAAGCCTTTAGTGTAGGCGTTGATAAAATTGCCGGAGACCGCAACAGCATGCAAATTATTAACGCAATATACGGACCTACCTTTTTTTGGGACGGCCGCTCGGCTGGTTTAGATGCGCAAGCCCTTGAACCAGTAAAAAACCCAATCGAAATGAACCTTCCGTGGGAAGAAGCCATGCCCCGGATAATGGCACACAAAACCTACCGCACCCTGTTTTATGAGGCTTTTGGCCTAAAAACCATCACAAAAGAAGATGTAGCACGGGCAATAACCATGTTCGAAATTACCTTAATTAGTGCCGACTCAGAATTAGATAAATACCTAACCCCCGGCTCCGGATATTTTGCCCCCGAAGAAGTGAACAGAGGATTTAATGTGTATGTTACCAAAGCGCATTGCGAGCATTGCCACTTTTTTAGTATAAACAAACCCGGATTAAACTTATTTACGGACAATAAATTCCACAATAATGGTTTAGACAAAGCTGCCACACTTAACGATTTTAAAGATCAAGGCTATGGCAAAATTACGGGCAACCCCAATGACAACGGCAAATTTAAAACGCCAACCTTGCGCAATATTGCGCAAACTGCCCCCTATATGCACGATGGCCGCTTCAAAACCCTCGAAGAGGTAATTGAACATTATGATTCAGGCATTGAAATTTCGCCTAATATTGACCCTATTATTTACGCCGACTTTGGCACCGACCTCAAATTAGGACTTTCTGAGCAAGACAAAAAAGACTTGTTGGCATTTTTACACGCCTTAACCGATACCGCTTTTTTAAATAATCCGGCATTTGCCAGCCCTTTTAAATAA